A stretch of Mycobacterium sp. ITM-2016-00316 DNA encodes these proteins:
- a CDS encoding TIGR04338 family metallohydrolase produces the protein MRDSQRVKVYAAEEFVRTLFDRVAQHGNGSIDFFGTALTLPPEARFASVESVRRYVDDVLAMPAVRERWPGAGQLAVRARRGQTAAHYESGTIAVPAGDSTWALREMVVLHEIAHHLAGPGAPHGREFVGAMTELAGWVMGPEVQHVLRVIYSKEGVSG, from the coding sequence GTGCGCGACAGTCAGCGCGTGAAAGTTTATGCCGCAGAGGAGTTCGTGCGCACCCTGTTCGACCGCGTCGCCCAGCACGGGAACGGTTCGATCGATTTTTTCGGGACCGCGCTGACGCTGCCGCCGGAGGCGCGGTTCGCCTCCGTCGAATCGGTGCGCCGCTACGTCGACGATGTGCTGGCGATGCCCGCGGTGCGTGAACGCTGGCCCGGTGCGGGGCAGCTGGCAGTGCGGGCCCGCCGTGGGCAGACCGCCGCGCACTATGAATCCGGCACGATCGCGGTGCCAGCTGGGGACAGCACCTGGGCGCTTCGGGAGATGGTGGTGCTGCACGAGATTGCCCACCATCTGGCCGGGCCGGGTGCCCCGCACGGCAGGGAGTTCGTGGGCGCGATGACCGAACTGGCAGGCTGGGTGATGGGACCCGAGGTCCAGCACGTGCTACGGGTGATCTATTCGAAAGAGGGGGTGTCCGGATGA
- a CDS encoding O-methyltransferase — protein MTEPAAVDELFDELLHTEDDALRAARLSTGPAGMPAIEVSAQHGHLLTLYTKLTKARRVLEIGTLAGYSTICLARGVGPQGQVVTLEYEPRHAEVAAANLNRAGVADRVEVIVGSALETLPTLTGPFDLFFIDADKENNPAYVEAAIGLAAPGALIVVDNIARGGRVLDPAPEDAQAIAVRDTLAMMGEHPRLDAAAIQTVGAKGWDGFAVAIVT, from the coding sequence ATGACCGAGCCTGCCGCGGTGGACGAGTTGTTCGACGAGCTGCTGCACACCGAGGACGACGCACTGCGTGCGGCGCGGCTCTCGACCGGGCCGGCGGGGATGCCCGCCATCGAGGTATCCGCGCAGCACGGTCACCTGCTGACGCTGTACACCAAACTGACGAAGGCTCGCCGGGTGCTCGAAATTGGCACGCTCGCAGGGTATTCCACGATCTGCCTGGCGCGTGGGGTGGGTCCGCAGGGGCAGGTGGTCACCCTCGAGTACGAGCCCCGGCATGCCGAGGTGGCCGCGGCCAACCTGAACAGGGCCGGGGTGGCAGACCGCGTCGAGGTGATCGTCGGGTCCGCGCTGGAGACCCTGCCCACCCTGACCGGTCCGTTCGACCTGTTTTTCATCGATGCCGACAAGGAGAACAACCCGGCCTATGTGGAGGCGGCCATCGGGCTGGCCGCTCCGGGTGCACTCATCGTGGTCGACAACATCGCCCGCGGTGGTCGGGTGCTCGACCCAGCGCCCGAGGATGCGCAGGCCATCGCGGTGCGCGACACGCTGGCGATGATGGGGGAGCATCCGCGCTTGGACGCGGCGGCCATCCAGACCGTCGGTGCCAAGGGCTGGGACGGGTTCGCGGTCGCCATCGTCACCTGA
- a CDS encoding IclR family transcriptional regulator, whose amino-acid sequence MAPAEEHPHTKIDGRDDGLQALRRAAAALDEIATAPGVLRPVDIAANLGLAKSTARRLLVALVDVGFATVDEGGHYRLGDRLIGLTSADGANLAAALRPVVERVAAATGETVDLSVLRGRQMWFIDQIESTQRLRAVSAIGERFPLNDTANGKAALALLDDDQIPVSLLPEIRDIRESGIAYDRDEHTGGISAAGIARRLPSGHIVAISVPTPTERFVHRESVIVDALRAAQTATEWNPESFR is encoded by the coding sequence ATGGCCCCGGCGGAAGAGCATCCCCACACCAAAATTGACGGACGCGATGACGGGCTGCAGGCGCTACGCCGTGCCGCCGCTGCGCTGGACGAGATCGCCACTGCGCCGGGCGTGCTGCGGCCGGTCGATATCGCAGCCAACCTCGGCCTGGCCAAGTCCACCGCGCGCAGGCTGCTGGTCGCCCTCGTCGATGTCGGGTTCGCCACTGTCGACGAGGGCGGCCACTACCGTCTCGGCGACCGGCTCATCGGGCTGACCAGCGCCGACGGCGCGAATCTGGCGGCGGCTCTGCGCCCGGTCGTCGAGCGGGTCGCGGCAGCTACCGGCGAGACCGTGGACCTCTCGGTGCTCCGTGGACGGCAGATGTGGTTCATCGATCAGATCGAATCCACGCAACGGTTACGTGCGGTGTCGGCGATCGGCGAACGCTTCCCGCTCAACGACACGGCCAACGGCAAGGCCGCCCTGGCACTGCTCGACGACGACCAGATCCCCGTTTCGCTATTACCCGAAATCCGTGACATCCGCGAGTCCGGCATCGCCTACGACCGCGATGAGCACACCGGCGGGATCTCCGCCGCCGGTATCGCCCGGAGATTGCCGAGTGGGCATATCGTGGCGATCTCGGTGCCCACGCCCACCGAGCGGTTCGTCCACCGCGAGTCCGTCATCGTCGATGCGCTGCGGGCCGCGCAGACGGCAACCGAGTGGAATCCCGAATCGTTCAGGTGA
- a CDS encoding FAD-binding oxidoreductase: protein MTGRYIFRNDDGYERARAQTVWNARTPQRYPEVVVQAADADDVVEAIRYATERGLTIGVRSGGHSWAGSHVRDGGMLLDVKGLDHCAIDTDTRTAVVGPGMGGSVLAELLAERDLFFPAGHCKGVCIGGYLLQGGYGWNSRVLGPACESVLGLDVVTADGEQLYIDAEHHAELYWAARGSGPGFFAVVTAFHLKLYALPAVCGSSLYVYPLDAAEDIYPWARSISSEVDRRVELQIVASRSVPGVGLDTPGIVMASPVFADTEQEAIDALSLLETCPARSRAIAAVPYAPTDLQTWYAGVMTNYPTGYRYSVDNMWTSAPAEDLMTGIRRILATMPPHPAHFLWMNWGPSPERQDMAYSLEDEIYLALYGVWEDPADDEKYGDWARSNMVAMQHLQTGIQLADENLGQRPAAFATAGAMSTLDRVRAQYDPNGRFHSWMGRV from the coding sequence ATGACCGGTCGATACATTTTCCGCAACGATGACGGCTATGAGCGGGCCCGCGCACAGACGGTGTGGAACGCGCGCACTCCGCAGCGCTACCCAGAGGTCGTCGTGCAGGCCGCGGACGCCGACGACGTGGTCGAAGCCATTCGTTATGCCACGGAACGCGGGCTGACCATCGGGGTTCGATCGGGTGGGCACAGCTGGGCCGGCAGCCACGTCCGCGACGGGGGGATGCTGCTGGACGTCAAGGGGCTGGACCATTGCGCCATCGACACCGACACCCGCACCGCGGTGGTCGGTCCGGGGATGGGGGGCAGCGTGCTGGCCGAACTGCTGGCCGAGCGGGATCTGTTCTTCCCGGCCGGGCACTGCAAGGGCGTGTGTATCGGCGGGTACCTGTTGCAGGGAGGGTACGGCTGGAACAGCAGGGTGCTCGGTCCGGCCTGCGAGAGCGTGCTAGGCCTTGATGTGGTCACGGCCGACGGCGAGCAGCTGTACATCGACGCGGAACACCATGCCGAACTCTACTGGGCGGCAAGGGGTTCCGGTCCCGGGTTCTTCGCGGTGGTGACCGCATTCCACCTCAAGCTCTACGCCCTCCCCGCAGTCTGCGGTAGCAGTCTGTATGTCTACCCGCTCGACGCGGCGGAGGACATCTATCCCTGGGCGCGTTCGATCAGCAGCGAGGTCGATCGTCGGGTCGAACTGCAAATCGTGGCTTCCCGGTCCGTGCCGGGTGTGGGCCTGGATACCCCTGGGATCGTCATGGCCTCACCAGTTTTCGCCGATACCGAGCAGGAGGCGATCGATGCGCTGTCGCTGCTGGAGACCTGCCCAGCGCGGAGCAGGGCGATCGCCGCGGTGCCCTATGCGCCGACGGACCTGCAGACCTGGTACGCGGGTGTCATGACGAACTACCCCACGGGATACCGCTACAGCGTCGACAACATGTGGACCTCGGCGCCGGCCGAAGACCTGATGACCGGTATCCGGCGCATCCTGGCAACGATGCCACCGCATCCGGCGCACTTTCTCTGGATGAACTGGGGGCCGTCGCCAGAGCGGCAAGATATGGCCTACAGCTTGGAAGACGAGATCTACCTCGCGCTCTACGGGGTATGGGAGGACCCGGCCGACGACGAGAAGTACGGGGATTGGGCGCGTTCCAACATGGTGGCGATGCAGCATCTGCAGACCGGCATCCAGCTGGCCGACGAAAACCTGGGGCAGCGGCCGGCCGCGTTCGCCACCGCCGGGGCGATGAGCACATTGGATCGGGTCCGTGCACAGTACGACCCGAACGGCCGTTTCCACAGTTGGATGGGCCGCGTCTGA
- a CDS encoding DAPG hydrolase family protein, with the protein MSYLGYRGGDADTPFGDFFNPQMAPLPRHVVVALEHGRQAEPTLPAFDDVAALMDPGHQQTENGYGTLADGGIQVSVRTEMADVTPQMWSWWFGWHGSDSRRYKLWHPRAHVSARWLDGDTDVRYVGRTSLVREYLGSSYAKAAIQFVEPSVLGLVVPDKELAVCARLGSVDIPVDVGWLIHHVRPTGDGAEMRSRFWMGGRHVAVRNGPGVADRMVRPIAARQLPDPRDLLVHCAQEMNHLAGFLPELYARMTPIEPPPN; encoded by the coding sequence ATGTCGTATCTGGGCTATCGCGGTGGTGATGCGGACACCCCGTTCGGCGATTTCTTCAACCCGCAGATGGCGCCGCTGCCTCGCCACGTCGTCGTGGCTCTGGAACACGGGCGTCAGGCCGAACCAACACTTCCTGCATTCGATGATGTTGCCGCACTGATGGATCCAGGACACCAGCAGACCGAGAACGGCTACGGCACGCTGGCCGATGGCGGTATACAGGTCTCGGTACGCACCGAAATGGCGGATGTGACTCCGCAGATGTGGTCGTGGTGGTTCGGCTGGCACGGATCGGATTCGCGACGCTATAAGCTCTGGCACCCGCGGGCACATGTGTCAGCGAGATGGCTCGATGGTGATACCGATGTACGCTACGTGGGCCGAACCTCGCTGGTGCGTGAGTATCTCGGCTCCTCATACGCCAAGGCGGCGATTCAGTTCGTGGAGCCATCGGTGCTTGGCCTGGTGGTGCCCGACAAAGAATTAGCCGTCTGTGCGCGGCTTGGATCCGTCGACATCCCCGTCGACGTGGGCTGGCTGATTCACCACGTGAGACCTACTGGCGACGGCGCGGAGATGCGGTCCCGGTTCTGGATGGGCGGCAGGCACGTGGCGGTGCGGAACGGCCCCGGTGTCGCCGATCGAATGGTCCGGCCGATCGCCGCCCGTCAGCTTCCCGATCCGCGTGATCTACTGGTGCACTGCGCGCAGGAGATGAACCATCTGGCCGGGTTCCTGCCGGAGTTGTACGCCCGAATGACGCCGATCGAACCACCGCCGAACTGA
- a CDS encoding SRPBCC family protein → MWKASRDVEAPADRVWRILTDLEAWPRWGLTVARAELDGTAFLLGATGRVWTPVGVPLPFVISELDPDRTWGWDVAGVPATRHGVQPTDGGCRVWMSAPFWAPSYLPVLELAVRRIEKMAQ, encoded by the coding sequence ATGTGGAAGGCGAGCCGGGACGTAGAGGCGCCCGCAGACAGGGTGTGGCGGATCCTCACCGACCTCGAGGCCTGGCCGCGCTGGGGACTGACGGTTGCCAGGGCCGAACTCGACGGCACGGCGTTCCTGCTGGGAGCGACCGGCCGGGTGTGGACGCCGGTCGGCGTCCCGCTGCCCTTCGTGATCTCCGAGCTCGATCCCGACCGGACGTGGGGATGGGATGTGGCCGGGGTGCCCGCCACCCGGCACGGCGTGCAGCCGACCGACGGCGGCTGCCGGGTCTGGATGAGTGCCCCGTTCTGGGCACCGAGCTATCTGCCGGTGCTCGAGCTTGCCGTGCGCCGGATCGAGAAGATGGCTCAGTAG
- the ilvD gene encoding dihydroxy-acid dehydratase: MPSASDSLPTTADIDIKPRSRDVTDGLEKTAARGMLRAVGMGDDDWAKPQIGVGSSWNEITPCNMSLQRLAQAVKAGVHTGGGYPLEFGTISVSDGISMGHEGMHFSLVSREVIADSVETVMQAERLDGSVLLAGCDKSIPGMLMAAARLNLASVFLYNGSIMPGVAKMTDGSEKEVTIIDAFEAVGACARGLMSREDVDIIERAICPGEGACGGMYTANTMASAAEALGMSLPGSASPVAIDKRRDEYARRSGEAVVELLRRGITTRDILTKEAFENAIAVVMAFGGSTNAVLHLLAIAWEAGVELTLADFTRVGQKVPHLADVKPFGAYVMKHVDEIGGVPVVMRALLDAGLLHGDCLTVTGKTMAENLAHIEPPDPDGKVLRAMDNPIHPTGGITILHGSLAPEGAVVKSAGFDSDVFEGTARVFERERAALDALEDGTITHGDVVVIRYEGPKGGPGMREMLAITGAIKGAGLGKDVLLMTDGRFSGGTTGLCVGHIAPEAVDAGPIAFVRDGDRIRLDVANGTLDLLVDEAEFESRKAGFEPLPPVYKTGVLAKYTKLVGSAAVGAVCS; this comes from the coding sequence ATGCCCTCAGCCTCAGATTCTCTCCCCACCACGGCCGATATCGACATCAAGCCGCGCAGTCGCGATGTCACCGACGGCCTGGAGAAGACCGCGGCCCGCGGCATGCTGCGCGCCGTCGGCATGGGCGATGACGACTGGGCCAAGCCGCAGATCGGCGTCGGGTCGTCGTGGAACGAGATCACCCCCTGCAACATGTCCCTGCAGCGGCTGGCGCAGGCGGTCAAGGCCGGCGTGCACACCGGCGGCGGCTATCCGCTGGAATTCGGCACGATCTCGGTGTCCGACGGCATCTCGATGGGCCACGAGGGTATGCACTTCTCGCTGGTGTCCCGCGAGGTGATCGCCGACAGCGTCGAGACCGTCATGCAGGCCGAGCGCCTCGACGGCTCGGTGCTGCTGGCCGGTTGTGACAAGTCGATCCCCGGCATGCTGATGGCGGCGGCGCGGTTGAACCTGGCCAGCGTCTTCCTCTACAACGGATCGATCATGCCGGGCGTCGCGAAAATGACCGACGGCAGCGAGAAGGAAGTCACCATCATCGACGCCTTCGAGGCGGTCGGCGCGTGTGCGCGCGGGTTGATGTCCCGCGAGGACGTCGACATCATCGAGCGCGCCATCTGTCCGGGTGAGGGCGCCTGCGGCGGTATGTACACCGCCAACACCATGGCCTCGGCCGCCGAAGCACTGGGGATGTCGTTGCCGGGCAGCGCATCTCCGGTCGCCATCGACAAGCGCCGCGACGAGTACGCCCGCCGCTCCGGCGAGGCCGTCGTGGAGTTGCTGCGCCGCGGGATCACCACCCGCGACATTCTCACCAAGGAAGCATTCGAGAACGCCATCGCCGTGGTGATGGCGTTCGGTGGTTCCACCAACGCGGTGCTGCACCTGCTGGCCATCGCGTGGGAGGCGGGCGTCGAACTGACGTTGGCGGACTTCACCCGCGTAGGGCAGAAGGTCCCGCACCTCGCCGACGTGAAACCCTTCGGCGCCTACGTGATGAAGCACGTCGATGAGATCGGCGGTGTGCCGGTCGTGATGCGTGCGCTGCTGGATGCCGGCCTGCTGCACGGCGATTGCCTGACCGTCACCGGAAAGACGATGGCCGAGAACCTGGCCCACATCGAACCGCCGGACCCCGACGGCAAGGTGCTCCGCGCCATGGACAACCCGATCCACCCCACCGGCGGTATCACCATCCTGCACGGCTCGCTGGCGCCGGAGGGCGCCGTGGTCAAGTCGGCGGGTTTCGACTCGGATGTGTTCGAGGGCACCGCAAGGGTTTTCGAGCGCGAGCGGGCGGCACTGGATGCGCTGGAGGACGGCACCATCACGCACGGCGATGTCGTCGTCATCCGGTACGAGGGCCCCAAGGGCGGTCCGGGGATGCGCGAGATGCTGGCCATCACCGGCGCCATCAAGGGCGCCGGACTCGGCAAGGATGTGCTGTTGATGACCGACGGTCGGTTCTCCGGGGGCACCACCGGCCTGTGCGTCGGCCACATCGCGCCCGAAGCGGTGGACGCCGGCCCGATCGCCTTCGTGCGCGACGGTGACCGGATCCGTCTCGATGTCGCCAACGGCACGCTGGACCTACTCGTCGACGAGGCCGAGTTCGAGTCACGCAAGGCCGGTTTCGAGCCGCTGCCCCCGGTATACAAGACCGGTGTGCTCGCCAAGTACACCAAGCTGGTCGGATCGGCGGCCGTCGGCGCGGTGTGCAGCTGA
- a CDS encoding DUF305 domain-containing protein: MSRTGLLAALALAALLSGCGGQESPSAGSPAATSSETAALTPGVNATDRAFAYGMLAQRPQVDQLVALARTNSGNPSMVAMADTLAVSEQQQSETINALLVQWTDGEEGGQGPPPAGPTLFDRGAVERLGSLQGTEFDKLWLQVMLNHHQAVMTMASSEIREGEDINAKTLAQAIITTRQEEIVHMQQLMGGIPR; encoded by the coding sequence ATGAGCCGAACGGGACTACTGGCAGCACTGGCACTCGCTGCGCTGCTCTCGGGCTGCGGTGGCCAGGAATCCCCATCGGCGGGGTCGCCCGCCGCGACGTCGTCGGAGACCGCGGCCCTGACCCCCGGGGTCAACGCCACCGACCGGGCGTTCGCCTACGGGATGCTGGCGCAGCGCCCGCAGGTGGACCAGTTGGTCGCGCTGGCGCGCACCAACTCCGGCAACCCGTCGATGGTTGCCATGGCCGACACGTTGGCCGTCAGCGAGCAGCAGCAGAGCGAGACCATCAACGCGCTGCTGGTGCAGTGGACGGACGGCGAAGAGGGCGGTCAGGGCCCACCGCCCGCCGGGCCGACGCTGTTCGACCGGGGCGCCGTCGAGCGACTCGGGTCGCTGCAGGGCACGGAATTCGACAAACTATGGCTTCAGGTCATGCTCAACCACCACCAGGCGGTGATGACCATGGCTTCCTCCGAGATCAGGGAGGGTGAGGACATCAACGCCAAGACGCTGGCGCAGGCGATCATCACCACCCGCCAGGAAGAGATCGTGCACATGCAGCAGCTGATGGGAGGCATTCCGCGATGA
- a CDS encoding metal-sensitive transcriptional regulator produces MSEAPEHGYSPQKENYAKRLRRIEGQVRGIAKMIDDDKYCIDILTQISAVNSALQSVALGLLDEHLGHCVTQAVAEGGTQADAKLAEASAAIARLVRS; encoded by the coding sequence ATGAGTGAGGCACCGGAGCACGGCTACTCGCCGCAGAAGGAGAACTACGCCAAACGGCTGCGGCGCATCGAGGGCCAAGTCCGCGGGATCGCCAAGATGATCGACGACGACAAATACTGCATCGACATCCTGACCCAGATCAGCGCGGTCAACAGCGCACTGCAGTCGGTCGCCCTGGGACTGCTCGACGAGCACCTGGGCCACTGCGTCACCCAGGCCGTCGCCGAGGGCGGCACGCAGGCCGACGCCAAGCTCGCCGAGGCGTCGGCCGCCATCGCCCGGCTGGTGCGGTCCTAG
- a CDS encoding L,D-transpeptidase family protein: protein MTQRMRTTLASAFLAAGLVVGLGFGSPAAMAEPPAPPPAPAFPNPFAPPPAAEPDPFAPVGGPGAVPLAIPEGTPAGQNPNPFIGMPPFVPPSFNPVNGSIAGAAKPIYINFQRPIANRQMAQDAVHITSNPPVPGRFYWVTDTQLRWRPQDFWPKGAVVSIDAAGTKSTFTVPEQLVATIDDSTKTMTVVRNGEVEKEFPVSMGKAGNDTKNGTYYVLEKFADMVMDSSTYGVPVDSADGYRTKVKDAVRIDNSGIFVHGAPWSVASQGEENVSHGCINLSPADAKWFFDNFGSGDAVVIKNTDGGLYDQPDGASDWQMF from the coding sequence ATGACGCAGCGGATGAGAACCACACTCGCCAGCGCGTTCCTGGCGGCCGGTTTGGTCGTCGGACTCGGTTTCGGCAGCCCGGCTGCCATGGCGGAACCCCCGGCGCCACCGCCGGCGCCGGCGTTCCCCAACCCGTTCGCACCGCCGCCGGCGGCCGAGCCCGACCCGTTCGCACCGGTCGGGGGCCCGGGTGCGGTGCCCCTGGCGATCCCGGAAGGCACCCCGGCCGGGCAGAACCCGAACCCCTTCATCGGGATGCCGCCGTTCGTCCCGCCGTCCTTCAATCCGGTGAACGGGTCGATCGCGGGCGCGGCGAAGCCGATCTACATCAACTTCCAGCGGCCCATCGCCAACCGGCAGATGGCCCAGGACGCGGTGCACATCACGTCGAACCCGCCGGTGCCCGGGCGGTTCTACTGGGTCACCGACACCCAGCTGCGCTGGCGGCCCCAAGACTTCTGGCCGAAGGGCGCCGTGGTCAGCATCGACGCCGCGGGCACCAAGTCGACGTTCACCGTGCCGGAGCAGCTGGTCGCGACCATCGACGACAGCACCAAGACCATGACCGTGGTGCGCAACGGCGAGGTCGAGAAGGAATTCCCGGTGTCCATGGGCAAGGCCGGCAATGACACCAAGAACGGCACCTATTACGTGCTGGAGAAATTCGCCGACATGGTGATGGACTCCTCGACCTACGGAGTGCCGGTGGATTCCGCCGATGGCTACCGGACCAAGGTCAAGGACGCCGTGCGCATCGACAACAGCGGCATCTTCGTGCACGGCGCGCCGTGGTCGGTTGCCTCGCAGGGCGAAGAGAATGTCAGCCACGGCTGCATCAATCTCAGCCCCGCCGATGCCAAGTGGTTCTTCGACAACTTCGGCAGCGGTGACGCGGTCGTCATCAAGAACACCGACGGCGGGCTCTACGACCAGCCCGACGGTGCGTCCGATTGGCAGATGTTCTAG
- a CDS encoding M13 family metallopeptidase yields the protein MTLDSDIRSGIDLRFVDSEVRPQDDLFGHVNGRWLDEYDIPADRATDGAFRTLADRAEEQVRDIITSASAADGPDAARNSGSIDAARIGDLYASFMDTDTVAKVGVAPLLAELATIADAPDREALALVLGRLQRTGIGGGTGVYVDTDSKNSTRYLLHMSQSGLGLPDESYYRDASHAEILAAYPAHIARMFTLVHGEGDHAATADRIVALETKLAAAHWDVVKRRDADLTYNLRVFTELAGEAPGFDWSGWVGALGAAPEEVVVRQPDYLTAFAALWSGEALEDWKHWLSWRVVSSRASLLTDELVAENFAFYGKTLSGTEAIRDRWKRGVGLVESLMGDAVGKLYVERHFPPEAKTRMDELVANLREAYRVSITNLAWMTPETRERALAKLDKFTPKIGYPARWRDYSALVVDRTDLYGNYQRGYALEYDRDLAKLGGPVDHDEWFMTPQTVNAYYNPGMNEIVFPAAILQPPFFDAGADDAANYGGIGAVIGHEIGHGFDDQGAKYDGDGNLVDWWTDADRTEFGQRTTALIDQYETFSPRSLDSSHHVNGAFTVGENIGDLGGLSIALLAYELSLAGEEPPVIDGLTGVQRVLFGWAQVWRTKSRDAEAIRRLATDPHSPPEFRCNGVIRNIDAFYDAFEVGTDDALYLEPERRVRIWS from the coding sequence GTGACTCTGGATAGTGATATTCGTTCCGGTATCGATCTGCGTTTCGTCGACTCCGAGGTGCGTCCCCAGGATGACCTGTTCGGCCATGTCAACGGCCGCTGGCTCGATGAATACGACATTCCCGCCGACCGGGCCACCGACGGTGCCTTCCGCACCCTGGCCGATCGCGCCGAGGAGCAGGTCCGCGACATCATCACCTCGGCCTCTGCGGCCGACGGGCCCGATGCGGCGCGCAACTCGGGATCAATTGATGCGGCGCGCATCGGTGACCTGTACGCCAGCTTCATGGACACCGACACCGTCGCCAAGGTGGGCGTCGCCCCGCTGCTGGCCGAGCTGGCGACCATCGCGGACGCCCCCGACCGGGAGGCGCTTGCCCTCGTGTTGGGCCGGCTGCAGCGCACCGGGATCGGCGGCGGCACCGGCGTGTACGTCGACACCGACTCCAAGAACTCCACCCGCTACCTGCTGCACATGTCGCAGTCCGGGCTCGGGCTGCCCGACGAGTCGTACTACCGCGACGCCTCGCACGCCGAGATCCTGGCGGCCTACCCCGCGCACATCGCGCGGATGTTCACGCTGGTGCACGGCGAGGGCGATCATGCCGCCACCGCCGACCGGATCGTCGCGCTGGAGACCAAGCTGGCGGCCGCACACTGGGATGTGGTGAAGCGCCGGGACGCCGACCTCACCTACAACTTGCGCGTCTTCACCGAATTGGCAGGCGAGGCACCCGGATTCGACTGGTCCGGCTGGGTGGGTGCGCTCGGCGCGGCGCCTGAGGAAGTGGTGGTGCGCCAGCCCGACTATCTGACCGCGTTCGCGGCGCTGTGGTCCGGCGAGGCGCTGGAGGACTGGAAGCACTGGCTGAGCTGGCGGGTGGTCAGCTCGCGGGCATCACTGCTCACCGACGAACTGGTGGCCGAGAACTTCGCGTTCTACGGGAAGACGCTCAGCGGCACCGAGGCGATCCGCGATCGCTGGAAGCGCGGTGTGGGCCTGGTCGAGAGCCTGATGGGTGACGCCGTCGGAAAGCTCTACGTGGAGCGCCACTTCCCGCCCGAGGCCAAGACCCGGATGGACGAGCTGGTGGCCAATCTGCGTGAGGCCTACCGGGTGAGCATCACCAACCTGGCCTGGATGACCCCCGAGACCCGGGAACGCGCGCTGGCCAAGCTCGACAAGTTCACCCCGAAGATCGGCTATCCCGCACGCTGGCGCGACTATTCGGCGCTCGTCGTCGACCGCACCGATCTGTACGGCAACTACCAGCGCGGGTACGCCCTCGAGTACGACCGCGATCTGGCCAAGCTCGGCGGCCCGGTCGACCATGACGAATGGTTCATGACACCGCAGACCGTCAACGCCTACTACAACCCCGGAATGAATGAGATCGTCTTCCCGGCAGCGATTCTGCAGCCGCCGTTCTTCGATGCGGGAGCCGACGATGCCGCCAACTACGGCGGGATCGGTGCGGTGATCGGGCACGAGATCGGGCACGGCTTCGATGATCAGGGCGCCAAGTATGACGGTGACGGCAATCTGGTGGACTGGTGGACCGACGCCGACCGCACCGAATTCGGGCAGCGCACAACAGCGTTGATCGATCAGTACGAGACCTTCAGCCCGCGCAGTCTGGACTCTTCGCATCACGTCAACGGCGCATTCACCGTCGGGGAGAACATCGGCGATCTGGGCGGACTGTCCATCGCACTGCTGGCCTACGAGCTCTCCCTGGCCGGTGAGGAACCCCCGGTGATCGACGGGCTCACCGGGGTGCAGCGGGTGCTGTTCGGCTGGGCGCAGGTGTGGCGCACGAAATCCCGTGATGCCGAAGCGATCCGGCGGCTGGCCACCGACCCGCACTCACCGCCGGAGTTCCGCTGCAATGGCGTCATCCGCAATATCGACGCGTTCTACGATGCGTTCGAGGTCGGCACCGACGATGCCCTCTACCTGGAGCCGGAGCGCCGGGTTCGTATCTGGAGCTGA
- a CDS encoding transcriptional regulator, translating into MRAALDNDDLGVWQRIVAAIKRDPFGRTARQVEEVLETEQPYGVSAALAEVLEKAREHLEANERDEVARHVRQLLERSGLGAPEFASRIGVPSDEFTGFMDAATTPSASMMIRMRRLSDRFARIRAQRAANSG; encoded by the coding sequence ATCCGGGCCGCCCTCGACAACGATGATCTGGGCGTGTGGCAGCGCATCGTCGCCGCCATCAAGCGCGATCCCTTCGGCAGGACCGCCCGTCAGGTCGAAGAGGTGCTGGAAACCGAGCAGCCCTATGGCGTGTCGGCGGCGTTGGCCGAGGTCCTGGAGAAGGCCCGAGAGCACCTTGAGGCAAACGAACGTGACGAGGTGGCCCGCCACGTACGCCAGTTGCTGGAACGCTCGGGTCTCGGCGCCCCGGAGTTCGCCTCCCGCATCGGGGTTCCCAGCGACGAATTCACCGGCTTCATGGATGCGGCCACCACACCGTCGGCCTCGATGATGATCCGCATGCGCCGGCTTTCGGACCGGTTTGCCCGGATCCGCGCCCAGCGCGCCGCCAACTCCGGCTGA